A genomic segment from Nicotiana sylvestris chromosome 1, ASM39365v2, whole genome shotgun sequence encodes:
- the LOC104230590 gene encoding probable inactive histone-lysine N-methyltransferase SUVR1 isoform X4, whose amino-acid sequence MALKSKVKRACEAMEVFGYTEEIVKPVLRNLLNLYNKNWKLIEDENYSALLESLIDSEESKERQKSLLEDEPEENEPPLKRSRFCSQRHHSSPAKHDPSPSADTCTSELQPPSKHKMAGFTPESYETEDVELKPLLLKDYQGKGKKQSSSEASPISERDNDIVLLSDNDMKEPVTMLPHLTIKERGDTSLSYPALVPKRRLCFGCREEPSGIGSSDASNEGALVEYDLRDAMPLNEPFSDNLPDFDVPLAVAPSAPSCQLFEEGSRRIERQDLEFLNSEHLGTEGNGKGATSSSQLDIASSQKGEVKIFFAHKPYCSSDFHPPSLDAVLKRMEEKYIKSYRISQPDFSLLRLMEKLCECYLTAGTKARPANEPSAGIESQKLHPVGVRYDAANHELHFAPDISNGSFKLSNLIKVSPQIPKFPASGNRDIVCYMMNFNGTKIHGAEKDKTNKVLKLLAPSTMKNSLVVQKNTSSPGLPSSAYYFEDITNGQEVHRISLINEFSHEILPVFNEDCLSPDIPCACAGETGGEFAYTSGGLLKEKFLENCISMNREPQRHGLVYCQDCPLERSKNNSMSGVCKGHLVRKFIKECWHKCGCSRECGNRVVQRGIAVPLQVFMTAHGKGWGLRTLEDLPRGAFVCEYVGEIVTNTELYERNTQTADERHTYPVLLDADWGSEGVLKDEEALCLDATSYGNIARFINHRCYDANLVEIPVEVETPDHHYYHVAFFTTRKVNALEELTWDYGIDFTDHSHPVKAFKCCCGSELCRDIKSLKRARK is encoded by the exons ATGGCGTTGAAGTCAAAGGTGAAAAGGGCCTGTGAGGCAATGGAGGTCTTTGGCTATACTGAAGAAATTGTGAAGCCAGTATTGAGGAACCTTCTGAATCTGTACAACAAAAACTGGAAGCTTATTGAAGATGAGAATTATTCTGCTCTTTTGGAGTCTCTTATAGACAGCGAGGAGTCAAAG GAAAGGCAGAAATCCCTGTTGGAAGATGAGCCAGAAGAAAATGAACCACCACTGAAAAGATCTAGGTTCTGCTCTCAAAGACATCATTCCTCACCTGCTAAACATGATCCCAGTCCTAGTGCTGACACATGTACTTCAGAGTTGCAACCTCCCAGCAAGCATAAGATGGCTGGGTTCACCCCTGAGTCTTATGAAACTGAGGATGTCGAACTGAAGCCTCTTCTCTTGAAAGATTATCAGGGCAAAGGTAAGAAACAGAGTTCTTCAGAGGCTTCTCCTATTTCAGAGCGGGATAATGACATTGTACTACTCTCTGATAATGACATGAAAGAACCTGTTACTATGTTACCTCATTTGACTATAAAGGAAAGGGGTGACACATCTCTTTCATATCCTGCTCTGGTACCTAAAAGAAGACTGTGTTTTGGTTGCCGGGAAGAGCCAAGTGGTATAGGTTCTTCTGATGCATCCAACGAAGGTGCTCTTGTTGAGTACGACCTTCGTGATGCTATGCCTCTAAATGAGCCATTTTCTGATAACCTTCCAGATTTTGATGTTCCTCTTGCTGTTGCTCCTTCAG CTCCTTCCTGTCAATTATTTGAAGAAGGCTCAAGAAGAATTGAAAGACAAGACTTGGAGTTTCTCAACTCTGAACATTTGGGTACAGAAGGAAATGGAAAAGGTGCGACAAGTTCATCACAACTAGATATTGCTTCCTCTCAGAAGGGGGAGGTGAAGATCTTCTTTGCCCATAAGCCATATTGCTCATCAGATTTTCATCCACCAAGTTTAGATGCAGTCTTGAAGCGGATGGAGGAAAAGTATATAAAGTCTTATAGAATTTCTCAACCTGATTTCTCTCTGTTGAGGCTGATGGAAAAGCTGTGTGAATGCTATCTGACGGCTGGCACCAAGGCTAGGCCAGCAAATGAGCCATCAGCTGGGATAGAGTCTCAGAAACTTCATCCAGTCGGTGTGAGATATGATGCTGCTAATCATGAATTACACTTTGCTCCAGACATTAGCAATGGCTCATTCAAGTTGTCGAATCTTATCAAAGTCTCACCTCAAATTCCAAAATTTCCAGCTTCTGGAAATAGGGATATAGTGTGCTATATGATGAATTTTAATGGTACTAAGATTCATGGTGCTGAAAAGGACAAAACTAATAAGGTTCTTAAACTCCTTGCGCCTTCAACGATGAAGAATTCATTGGTTGTTCAGAAAAACACCTCATCTCCTGGTCTTCCTAGTTCTGCTTATTATTTTGAAGACATCACCAATGGTCAAGAGGTGCATAGAATTTCGTTGATCAATGAATTCAGCCATGAGATCTTGCCTGTCTTTAA TGAGGATTGTTTGTCTCCAGATATACCCTGTGCTTGTGCTGGTGAAACAGGGGGTGAGTTTGCCTACACATCAGGTGGTTTGCTCAAGGAAAAGTTTCTCGAGAATTGCATCTCAATGAATCGTGAACCCCAAAGGCATGGTTTAGTATATTGTCAAGACTGTCCCCTTGAAAGGTCTAAGAACAATAGCATGTCTGGCGTGTGCAAGGGTCATTTGGTGAGGAAATTTATCAAAGAGTGCTGGCATAAATGCGGCTGCAGCAGGGAATGTGGGAATCGTGTTGTTCAGCGAGGCATAGCAGTGCCATTGCAG GTGTTTATGACAGCTCATGGAAAAGGTTGGGGGCTCAGGACACTGGAGGATTTGCCTAGAGGTGCTTTTGTCTGTGAATATGTAGGAGAAATAGTGACCAACACGGAGTTGTATGAGCGAAACACGCAAACCGCTGATGAGAGACACACATACCCAGTTTTGCTAGATGCAGATTGGGGTTCGGAAGGTGTCCTGAAGGATGAAGAGGCACTTTGTTTGGATGCTACTTCTTATGGCAATATTGCAAGGTTCATTAATCATAG ATGTTATGATGCTAACTTGGTTGAGATCCCAGTTGAAGTAGAGACTCCGGATCATCACTACTACCAT GTTGCTTTTTTCACTACGAGGAAAGTTAATGCTTTAGAAGAGTTAACTTGG GATTATGGTATTGACTTCACCGATCATAGTCATCCAGTGAAAGCGTTCAAGTGTTGTTGTGGAAGCGAACTTTGTCGAGACATCAAGTCTTTGAAGA GAGCTAGGAAGTAG
- the LOC104230590 gene encoding probable inactive histone-lysine N-methyltransferase SUVR2 isoform X3, whose translation MALKSKVKRACEAMEVFGYTEEIVKPVLRNLLNLYNKNWKLIEDENYSALLESLIDSEESKERQKSLLEDEPEENEPPLKRSRFCSQRHHSSPAKHDPSPSADTCTSELQPPSKHKMAGFTPESYETEDVELKPLLLKDYQGKGKKQSSSEASPISERDNDIVLLSDNDMKEPVTMLPHLTIKERGDTSLSYPALVPKRRLCFGCREEPSGIGSSDASNEGALVEYDLRDAMPLNEPFSDNLPDFDVPLAVAPSGSRRIERQDLEFLNSEHLGTEGNGKGATSSSQLDIASSQKGEVKIFFAHKPYCSSDFHPPSLDAVLKRMEEKYIKSYRISQPDFSLLRLMEKLCECYLTAGTKARPANEPSAGIESQKLHPVGVRYDAANHELHFAPDISNGSFKLSNLIKVSPQIPKFPASGNRDIVCYMMNFNGTKIHGAEKDKTNKVLKLLAPSTMKNSLVVQKNTSSPGLPSSAYYFEDITNGQEVHRISLINEFSHEILPVFKYIPKNIIFQNAYVKFLLARISDDNCCSNCSEDCLSPDIPCACAGETGGEFAYTSGGLLKEKFLENCISMNREPQRHGLVYCQDCPLERSKNNSMSGVCKGHLVRKFIKECWHKCGCSRECGNRVVQRGIAVPLQVFMTAHGKGWGLRTLEDLPRGAFVCEYVGEIVTNTELYERNTQTADERHTYPVLLDADWGSEGVLKDEEALCLDATSYGNIARFINHRCYDANLVEIPVEVETPDHHYYHVAFFTTRKVNALEELTWDYGIDFTDHSHPVKAFKCCCGSELCRDIKSLKRARK comes from the exons ATGGCGTTGAAGTCAAAGGTGAAAAGGGCCTGTGAGGCAATGGAGGTCTTTGGCTATACTGAAGAAATTGTGAAGCCAGTATTGAGGAACCTTCTGAATCTGTACAACAAAAACTGGAAGCTTATTGAAGATGAGAATTATTCTGCTCTTTTGGAGTCTCTTATAGACAGCGAGGAGTCAAAG GAAAGGCAGAAATCCCTGTTGGAAGATGAGCCAGAAGAAAATGAACCACCACTGAAAAGATCTAGGTTCTGCTCTCAAAGACATCATTCCTCACCTGCTAAACATGATCCCAGTCCTAGTGCTGACACATGTACTTCAGAGTTGCAACCTCCCAGCAAGCATAAGATGGCTGGGTTCACCCCTGAGTCTTATGAAACTGAGGATGTCGAACTGAAGCCTCTTCTCTTGAAAGATTATCAGGGCAAAGGTAAGAAACAGAGTTCTTCAGAGGCTTCTCCTATTTCAGAGCGGGATAATGACATTGTACTACTCTCTGATAATGACATGAAAGAACCTGTTACTATGTTACCTCATTTGACTATAAAGGAAAGGGGTGACACATCTCTTTCATATCCTGCTCTGGTACCTAAAAGAAGACTGTGTTTTGGTTGCCGGGAAGAGCCAAGTGGTATAGGTTCTTCTGATGCATCCAACGAAGGTGCTCTTGTTGAGTACGACCTTCGTGATGCTATGCCTCTAAATGAGCCATTTTCTGATAACCTTCCAGATTTTGATGTTCCTCTTGCTGTTGCTCCTTCAG GCTCAAGAAGAATTGAAAGACAAGACTTGGAGTTTCTCAACTCTGAACATTTGGGTACAGAAGGAAATGGAAAAGGTGCGACAAGTTCATCACAACTAGATATTGCTTCCTCTCAGAAGGGGGAGGTGAAGATCTTCTTTGCCCATAAGCCATATTGCTCATCAGATTTTCATCCACCAAGTTTAGATGCAGTCTTGAAGCGGATGGAGGAAAAGTATATAAAGTCTTATAGAATTTCTCAACCTGATTTCTCTCTGTTGAGGCTGATGGAAAAGCTGTGTGAATGCTATCTGACGGCTGGCACCAAGGCTAGGCCAGCAAATGAGCCATCAGCTGGGATAGAGTCTCAGAAACTTCATCCAGTCGGTGTGAGATATGATGCTGCTAATCATGAATTACACTTTGCTCCAGACATTAGCAATGGCTCATTCAAGTTGTCGAATCTTATCAAAGTCTCACCTCAAATTCCAAAATTTCCAGCTTCTGGAAATAGGGATATAGTGTGCTATATGATGAATTTTAATGGTACTAAGATTCATGGTGCTGAAAAGGACAAAACTAATAAGGTTCTTAAACTCCTTGCGCCTTCAACGATGAAGAATTCATTGGTTGTTCAGAAAAACACCTCATCTCCTGGTCTTCCTAGTTCTGCTTATTATTTTGAAGACATCACCAATGGTCAAGAGGTGCATAGAATTTCGTTGATCAATGAATTCAGCCATGAGATCTTGCCTGTCTTTAAGTACATACCTAAGAACATTATTTTCCAAAATGCATATGTGAAGTTTCTTCTTGCTCGTATATCGGATGACAACTGTTGTTCAAACTGCAGTGAGGATTGTTTGTCTCCAGATATACCCTGTGCTTGTGCTGGTGAAACAGGGGGTGAGTTTGCCTACACATCAGGTGGTTTGCTCAAGGAAAAGTTTCTCGAGAATTGCATCTCAATGAATCGTGAACCCCAAAGGCATGGTTTAGTATATTGTCAAGACTGTCCCCTTGAAAGGTCTAAGAACAATAGCATGTCTGGCGTGTGCAAGGGTCATTTGGTGAGGAAATTTATCAAAGAGTGCTGGCATAAATGCGGCTGCAGCAGGGAATGTGGGAATCGTGTTGTTCAGCGAGGCATAGCAGTGCCATTGCAG GTGTTTATGACAGCTCATGGAAAAGGTTGGGGGCTCAGGACACTGGAGGATTTGCCTAGAGGTGCTTTTGTCTGTGAATATGTAGGAGAAATAGTGACCAACACGGAGTTGTATGAGCGAAACACGCAAACCGCTGATGAGAGACACACATACCCAGTTTTGCTAGATGCAGATTGGGGTTCGGAAGGTGTCCTGAAGGATGAAGAGGCACTTTGTTTGGATGCTACTTCTTATGGCAATATTGCAAGGTTCATTAATCATAG ATGTTATGATGCTAACTTGGTTGAGATCCCAGTTGAAGTAGAGACTCCGGATCATCACTACTACCAT GTTGCTTTTTTCACTACGAGGAAAGTTAATGCTTTAGAAGAGTTAACTTGG GATTATGGTATTGACTTCACCGATCATAGTCATCCAGTGAAAGCGTTCAAGTGTTGTTGTGGAAGCGAACTTTGTCGAGACATCAAGTCTTTGAAGA GAGCTAGGAAGTAG
- the LOC104230590 gene encoding histone-lysine N-methyltransferase SUVR4-like isoform X5 yields MALKSKVKRACEAMEVFGYTEEIVKPVLRNLLNLYNKNWKLIEDENYSALLESLIDSEESKERQKSLLEDEPEENEPPLKRSRFCSQRHHSSPAKHDPSPSADTCTSELQPPSKHKMAGFTPESYETEDVELKPLLLKDYQGKGSRRIERQDLEFLNSEHLGTEGNGKGATSSSQLDIASSQKGEVKIFFAHKPYCSSDFHPPSLDAVLKRMEEKYIKSYRISQPDFSLLRLMEKLCECYLTAGTKARPANEPSAGIESQKLHPVGVRYDAANHELHFAPDISNGSFKLSNLIKVSPQIPKFPASGNRDIVCYMMNFNGTKIHGAEKDKTNKVLKLLAPSTMKNSLVVQKNTSSPGLPSSAYYFEDITNGQEVHRISLINEFSHEILPVFKYIPKNIIFQNAYVKFLLARISDDNCCSNCSEDCLSPDIPCACAGETGGEFAYTSGGLLKEKFLENCISMNREPQRHGLVYCQDCPLERSKNNSMSGVCKGHLVRKFIKECWHKCGCSRECGNRVVQRGIAVPLQVFMTAHGKGWGLRTLEDLPRGAFVCEYVGEIVTNTELYERNTQTADERHTYPVLLDADWGSEGVLKDEEALCLDATSYGNIARFINHRCYDANLVEIPVEVETPDHHYYHVAFFTTRKVNALEELTWDYGIDFTDHSHPVKAFKCCCGSELCRDIKSLKRARK; encoded by the exons ATGGCGTTGAAGTCAAAGGTGAAAAGGGCCTGTGAGGCAATGGAGGTCTTTGGCTATACTGAAGAAATTGTGAAGCCAGTATTGAGGAACCTTCTGAATCTGTACAACAAAAACTGGAAGCTTATTGAAGATGAGAATTATTCTGCTCTTTTGGAGTCTCTTATAGACAGCGAGGAGTCAAAG GAAAGGCAGAAATCCCTGTTGGAAGATGAGCCAGAAGAAAATGAACCACCACTGAAAAGATCTAGGTTCTGCTCTCAAAGACATCATTCCTCACCTGCTAAACATGATCCCAGTCCTAGTGCTGACACATGTACTTCAGAGTTGCAACCTCCCAGCAAGCATAAGATGGCTGGGTTCACCCCTGAGTCTTATGAAACTGAGGATGTCGAACTGAAGCCTCTTCTCTTGAAAGATTATCAGGGCAAAG GCTCAAGAAGAATTGAAAGACAAGACTTGGAGTTTCTCAACTCTGAACATTTGGGTACAGAAGGAAATGGAAAAGGTGCGACAAGTTCATCACAACTAGATATTGCTTCCTCTCAGAAGGGGGAGGTGAAGATCTTCTTTGCCCATAAGCCATATTGCTCATCAGATTTTCATCCACCAAGTTTAGATGCAGTCTTGAAGCGGATGGAGGAAAAGTATATAAAGTCTTATAGAATTTCTCAACCTGATTTCTCTCTGTTGAGGCTGATGGAAAAGCTGTGTGAATGCTATCTGACGGCTGGCACCAAGGCTAGGCCAGCAAATGAGCCATCAGCTGGGATAGAGTCTCAGAAACTTCATCCAGTCGGTGTGAGATATGATGCTGCTAATCATGAATTACACTTTGCTCCAGACATTAGCAATGGCTCATTCAAGTTGTCGAATCTTATCAAAGTCTCACCTCAAATTCCAAAATTTCCAGCTTCTGGAAATAGGGATATAGTGTGCTATATGATGAATTTTAATGGTACTAAGATTCATGGTGCTGAAAAGGACAAAACTAATAAGGTTCTTAAACTCCTTGCGCCTTCAACGATGAAGAATTCATTGGTTGTTCAGAAAAACACCTCATCTCCTGGTCTTCCTAGTTCTGCTTATTATTTTGAAGACATCACCAATGGTCAAGAGGTGCATAGAATTTCGTTGATCAATGAATTCAGCCATGAGATCTTGCCTGTCTTTAAGTACATACCTAAGAACATTATTTTCCAAAATGCATATGTGAAGTTTCTTCTTGCTCGTATATCGGATGACAACTGTTGTTCAAACTGCAGTGAGGATTGTTTGTCTCCAGATATACCCTGTGCTTGTGCTGGTGAAACAGGGGGTGAGTTTGCCTACACATCAGGTGGTTTGCTCAAGGAAAAGTTTCTCGAGAATTGCATCTCAATGAATCGTGAACCCCAAAGGCATGGTTTAGTATATTGTCAAGACTGTCCCCTTGAAAGGTCTAAGAACAATAGCATGTCTGGCGTGTGCAAGGGTCATTTGGTGAGGAAATTTATCAAAGAGTGCTGGCATAAATGCGGCTGCAGCAGGGAATGTGGGAATCGTGTTGTTCAGCGAGGCATAGCAGTGCCATTGCAG GTGTTTATGACAGCTCATGGAAAAGGTTGGGGGCTCAGGACACTGGAGGATTTGCCTAGAGGTGCTTTTGTCTGTGAATATGTAGGAGAAATAGTGACCAACACGGAGTTGTATGAGCGAAACACGCAAACCGCTGATGAGAGACACACATACCCAGTTTTGCTAGATGCAGATTGGGGTTCGGAAGGTGTCCTGAAGGATGAAGAGGCACTTTGTTTGGATGCTACTTCTTATGGCAATATTGCAAGGTTCATTAATCATAG ATGTTATGATGCTAACTTGGTTGAGATCCCAGTTGAAGTAGAGACTCCGGATCATCACTACTACCAT GTTGCTTTTTTCACTACGAGGAAAGTTAATGCTTTAGAAGAGTTAACTTGG GATTATGGTATTGACTTCACCGATCATAGTCATCCAGTGAAAGCGTTCAAGTGTTGTTGTGGAAGCGAACTTTGTCGAGACATCAAGTCTTTGAAGA GAGCTAGGAAGTAG
- the LOC104230590 gene encoding probable inactive histone-lysine N-methyltransferase SUVR2 isoform X2, whose translation MALKSKVKRACEAMEVFGYTEEIVKPVLRNLLNLYNKNWKLIEDENYSALLESLIDSEESKERQKSLLEDEPEENEPPLKRSRFCSQRHHSSPAKHDPSPSADTCTSELQPPSKHKMAGFTPESYETEDVELKPLLLKDYQGKGKKQSSSEASPISERDNDIVLLSDNDMKEPVTMLPHLTIKERGDTSLSYPALVPKRRLCFGCREEPSGIGSSDASNEGALVEYDLRDAMPLNEPFSDNLPDFDVPLAVAPSEGSRRIERQDLEFLNSEHLGTEGNGKGATSSSQLDIASSQKGEVKIFFAHKPYCSSDFHPPSLDAVLKRMEEKYIKSYRISQPDFSLLRLMEKLCECYLTAGTKARPANEPSAGIESQKLHPVGVRYDAANHELHFAPDISNGSFKLSNLIKVSPQIPKFPASGNRDIVCYMMNFNGTKIHGAEKDKTNKVLKLLAPSTMKNSLVVQKNTSSPGLPSSAYYFEDITNGQEVHRISLINEFSHEILPVFKYIPKNIIFQNAYVKFLLARISDDNCCSNCSEDCLSPDIPCACAGETGGEFAYTSGGLLKEKFLENCISMNREPQRHGLVYCQDCPLERSKNNSMSGVCKGHLVRKFIKECWHKCGCSRECGNRVVQRGIAVPLQVFMTAHGKGWGLRTLEDLPRGAFVCEYVGEIVTNTELYERNTQTADERHTYPVLLDADWGSEGVLKDEEALCLDATSYGNIARFINHRCYDANLVEIPVEVETPDHHYYHVAFFTTRKVNALEELTWDYGIDFTDHSHPVKAFKCCCGSELCRDIKSLKRARK comes from the exons ATGGCGTTGAAGTCAAAGGTGAAAAGGGCCTGTGAGGCAATGGAGGTCTTTGGCTATACTGAAGAAATTGTGAAGCCAGTATTGAGGAACCTTCTGAATCTGTACAACAAAAACTGGAAGCTTATTGAAGATGAGAATTATTCTGCTCTTTTGGAGTCTCTTATAGACAGCGAGGAGTCAAAG GAAAGGCAGAAATCCCTGTTGGAAGATGAGCCAGAAGAAAATGAACCACCACTGAAAAGATCTAGGTTCTGCTCTCAAAGACATCATTCCTCACCTGCTAAACATGATCCCAGTCCTAGTGCTGACACATGTACTTCAGAGTTGCAACCTCCCAGCAAGCATAAGATGGCTGGGTTCACCCCTGAGTCTTATGAAACTGAGGATGTCGAACTGAAGCCTCTTCTCTTGAAAGATTATCAGGGCAAAGGTAAGAAACAGAGTTCTTCAGAGGCTTCTCCTATTTCAGAGCGGGATAATGACATTGTACTACTCTCTGATAATGACATGAAAGAACCTGTTACTATGTTACCTCATTTGACTATAAAGGAAAGGGGTGACACATCTCTTTCATATCCTGCTCTGGTACCTAAAAGAAGACTGTGTTTTGGTTGCCGGGAAGAGCCAAGTGGTATAGGTTCTTCTGATGCATCCAACGAAGGTGCTCTTGTTGAGTACGACCTTCGTGATGCTATGCCTCTAAATGAGCCATTTTCTGATAACCTTCCAGATTTTGATGTTCCTCTTGCTGTTGCTCCTTCAG AAGGCTCAAGAAGAATTGAAAGACAAGACTTGGAGTTTCTCAACTCTGAACATTTGGGTACAGAAGGAAATGGAAAAGGTGCGACAAGTTCATCACAACTAGATATTGCTTCCTCTCAGAAGGGGGAGGTGAAGATCTTCTTTGCCCATAAGCCATATTGCTCATCAGATTTTCATCCACCAAGTTTAGATGCAGTCTTGAAGCGGATGGAGGAAAAGTATATAAAGTCTTATAGAATTTCTCAACCTGATTTCTCTCTGTTGAGGCTGATGGAAAAGCTGTGTGAATGCTATCTGACGGCTGGCACCAAGGCTAGGCCAGCAAATGAGCCATCAGCTGGGATAGAGTCTCAGAAACTTCATCCAGTCGGTGTGAGATATGATGCTGCTAATCATGAATTACACTTTGCTCCAGACATTAGCAATGGCTCATTCAAGTTGTCGAATCTTATCAAAGTCTCACCTCAAATTCCAAAATTTCCAGCTTCTGGAAATAGGGATATAGTGTGCTATATGATGAATTTTAATGGTACTAAGATTCATGGTGCTGAAAAGGACAAAACTAATAAGGTTCTTAAACTCCTTGCGCCTTCAACGATGAAGAATTCATTGGTTGTTCAGAAAAACACCTCATCTCCTGGTCTTCCTAGTTCTGCTTATTATTTTGAAGACATCACCAATGGTCAAGAGGTGCATAGAATTTCGTTGATCAATGAATTCAGCCATGAGATCTTGCCTGTCTTTAAGTACATACCTAAGAACATTATTTTCCAAAATGCATATGTGAAGTTTCTTCTTGCTCGTATATCGGATGACAACTGTTGTTCAAACTGCAGTGAGGATTGTTTGTCTCCAGATATACCCTGTGCTTGTGCTGGTGAAACAGGGGGTGAGTTTGCCTACACATCAGGTGGTTTGCTCAAGGAAAAGTTTCTCGAGAATTGCATCTCAATGAATCGTGAACCCCAAAGGCATGGTTTAGTATATTGTCAAGACTGTCCCCTTGAAAGGTCTAAGAACAATAGCATGTCTGGCGTGTGCAAGGGTCATTTGGTGAGGAAATTTATCAAAGAGTGCTGGCATAAATGCGGCTGCAGCAGGGAATGTGGGAATCGTGTTGTTCAGCGAGGCATAGCAGTGCCATTGCAG GTGTTTATGACAGCTCATGGAAAAGGTTGGGGGCTCAGGACACTGGAGGATTTGCCTAGAGGTGCTTTTGTCTGTGAATATGTAGGAGAAATAGTGACCAACACGGAGTTGTATGAGCGAAACACGCAAACCGCTGATGAGAGACACACATACCCAGTTTTGCTAGATGCAGATTGGGGTTCGGAAGGTGTCCTGAAGGATGAAGAGGCACTTTGTTTGGATGCTACTTCTTATGGCAATATTGCAAGGTTCATTAATCATAG ATGTTATGATGCTAACTTGGTTGAGATCCCAGTTGAAGTAGAGACTCCGGATCATCACTACTACCAT GTTGCTTTTTTCACTACGAGGAAAGTTAATGCTTTAGAAGAGTTAACTTGG GATTATGGTATTGACTTCACCGATCATAGTCATCCAGTGAAAGCGTTCAAGTGTTGTTGTGGAAGCGAACTTTGTCGAGACATCAAGTCTTTGAAGA GAGCTAGGAAGTAG